CTTTTGATTAAGAAGAGAACTATCTGCAGGAAATGCCCTACAAACCACAAAGGATTATCAAAAATATAATGATGAGTGAGTGATTCAGGGACTCTGTGGCTCTGCTTGTGTTCCTGTAGTCTGATCTTGGTCACTCTTCCCTTCTCCGCTGGAGCTTTGCTGTAGTTGCTTCTAGTCGGCTTCTCCAAGCAGCAATAATGGCATCATCATccatctcttcttcctcttctttacGTGTGCTTCGCCTGTACTGAGAGACCTGCCTAGATGCAAACCTTTCTTCACTTTGCTCCACTTTTGCCTCCTTCTTTCCATCCTCTTCAGACTTTGAAAAGCTTTGTGTGAACTTTCTCTTTGCTCCACACTCTGACATGTCTGACCTGGCCTCCTCTTCACATGCCTCCACATGATGAGCTCTAACTCGGCTCTGTGTAGATGGTTCAGGGGATTCAGAGTCAAATGGTGGTTCAGGTGACTGGCTGAAAACATGCAGATCTGGGCTGCTCCCTCTGGAACTTGTCTCACTGACCCTTGACCTTGTGAACTTGTACATCTTTTTGTCCTCTTTtgcagaagcagaggaaaatcttGACATGGTTCTCAGTGAATCTCCTGTTGACTCGTAGGAAGAACAGCTATCTAGCTCTTTTCTTTGGGACCTGCAGAATCTGTAACTGGATGTCTCAGAATCCATCTGTCTAACTTTGGATGATCTATATTTCTCTCTAGCTTTCTCAGTCTGATCATAATATGACGGTGGttctctttctgctttcagGCCATTGAGCCACTCGGTAATATCAGTATCTACCTCTGACTTTGGTACACCTGAGGTTGCAGGTTGACTGGACAGATCGAAGACTGCATCAGTTCTGTCAAAATCTGCTTGCAAGGGTCGCCTGTGGCTGTTTGTTGTACTCTCTCTGTCATCTTctgtttcatcttcctctgctttggtcaccttttttttaaataaagtgcTGCGTTTATTGTCTCTGATCACCTTTTCAATTTGATAGTCTGacattttttctctcatttccatttgcatctccttctccttcctcctgagCTTCTTTAGGTCAACATCATCAGCAAAGAGGCTGTACAGTGGTTTGCTTGTCTGGGTCAGCTTCATGTTTGAAGTAGTTCCTTCTGTCCTTGCACTCACGGAGGTGTTGCAGGACAGCACAGACTGAGACTCCGCCCTGCGCAGGTCCTGCTGGTGGAGCTGAGAGGCAGCGAGGGATGAGCCACTCTGAGCACTGAGAAGAGAAACTTTGTCATCATCTGCACGCCTGCCAAGGTCTCCTGACAGGGAGGCCATGGCGGACGATGGACGGGACAGCATCAGGATCTCATTCTGCTTTTGAGCAATGGTTTCACTGACCACGTTAGCGATCCAGTTCTGAATGCTTGCCATGGATATTGTGTCACCTGGGCCAACTGGGAGATTGGGAAGGGGTATATTTGGCAGCTGCGTTGCTCCAGTACAACTCCTGGCCTGTGACAAAGATGAATGATTTGTCTGCATGCTCAGGGCAGAAGCTGCATCGTCAGCACCACTTGCAGAAGGTGCTGAAGACCAGAAAGCTGACAGGGGAATACTCCCACTCATTGTACTCTCTGTCTCCCAGCTGCACATGGACTGGCTTTCttctaaaattttctttgaacGCTCAAGGAGCTCTACACGCCTCTGCCTCTTTTTAGCTGAAGCAGAATCCTCAGTTTTGGCAAATTCCACAAATTCCTCCTTGCTGCTTTCACTGCCCACCTTCTTCTGCCGCTTCATTTTCCAAGCCTGGTAAGCAGTCAGATCAATATCTGACAAACTCTTCCCTTCTGTTTCCTCCTGACCTGCCTGGCTGCCATCCTCTGCTGGAGATGGTGCAGATGATGGTTCTAAATCCTTCTTGTGAAAGCCAAACTGGATCCTCTTGACCTTCCACCTTTCTAGAGGAGTCAACTTGTCCTTGTTCTTTTGGCAGAAATTGTAGAAGGAGCTACAGGAGGAGTCTGAAAACACACTCTCCTCATCCACATCCCTCTCCTTTCTTCCTGTTTCTGGGGATTGTCTTTCCCCACAGGTTTTATTCCTAGAATGATACCTCTGAGCAGCTTCTTGCTCAATCTCCAGAAGCCTCTGATTCCACATGTCCCAGGTGCTCTCAGAAGACATAGAGTCTGTGCGgctcctcctcatcctgctAAAGCTACTGGtttccagctgcttttttaGGGTTCGGATCTCAAAACTGCTCACGCTCTCAACATCACTGTATTCACCTGATGGGTAAGGTCTTCCTCCCATGCTGCATTCACCATTCTCCTCCCTGGCTGTACCCGCCATCTGGTATTTCTCATTTCTGCGCTGCCAGTCATGGATCCTCCGTTCCACATCCTCATCAGATTGTTCCTCTTCCTGATCCAGATGCTTTGGAGATGTTCTTCTTTCATAGTGAACTCCTGCTTCCTTTACAGATAGGCCTTGTTTCTTCCTCCATTCCTCATACAAttgttcctcttcctcctcagtgATCAGGGTGGAGTGTTTGGAAACCCAGCTGGTTTTTTCCACTGATGAAGAGCTCATAAAACTACCCAGAATGCTGCTGGTGTCCTCTTCTTCTACGGTGATGGAGTGGGCTTTGGCTCCCTTGATGCTCCCTGAGTCCCCAGCTCCAGAG
The nucleotide sequence above comes from Molothrus aeneus isolate 106 chromosome 2, BPBGC_Maene_1.0, whole genome shotgun sequence. Encoded proteins:
- the STYXL2 gene encoding serine/threonine/tyrosine-interacting-like protein 2, which codes for MASGRESDSEEPAVPQEEEEEEGPDVKAVQAHYLRSPSPSRYSMISDTDTESIFMDPIHLSSAVAAKQIISEELKTKDVRVDSVCPRMLESAQQLMVEDLYNRVKEKIDDTSLFNTPCVMDLQRALVKDRLETPRDAVDEVWPNVFIAEKSVAVNKSRLKRLGITHVLNAAHGTGVYTGASFYNGLNIQYLGIEVDDFPDTDISKYFRPAAEFLDEALLTYRGRILVSSEMGISRSAVLVAAYLMIYHHMTVLEALMTLRKKRAIYPNDGFLKQLRELNEQLLEERELERSGDEDVTPNQSPLPCAGTSSRLSGAGDSGSIKGAKAHSITVEEEDTSSILGSFMSSSSVEKTSWVSKHSTLITEEEEEQLYEEWRKKQGLSVKEAGVHYERRTSPKHLDQEEEQSDEDVERRIHDWQRRNEKYQMAGTAREENGECSMGGRPYPSGEYSDVESVSSFEIRTLKKQLETSSFSRMRRSRTDSMSSESTWDMWNQRLLEIEQEAAQRYHSRNKTCGERQSPETGRKERDVDEESVFSDSSCSSFYNFCQKNKDKLTPLERWKVKRIQFGFHKKDLEPSSAPSPAEDGSQAGQEETEGKSLSDIDLTAYQAWKMKRQKKVGSESSKEEFVEFAKTEDSASAKKRQRRVELLERSKKILEESQSMCSWETESTMSGSIPLSAFWSSAPSASGADDAASALSMQTNHSSLSQARSCTGATQLPNIPLPNLPVGPGDTISMASIQNWIANVVSETIAQKQNEILMLSRPSSAMASLSGDLGRRADDDKVSLLSAQSGSSLAASQLHQQDLRRAESQSVLSCNTSVSARTEGTTSNMKLTQTSKPLYSLFADDVDLKKLRRKEKEMQMEMREKMSDYQIEKVIRDNKRSTLFKKKVTKAEEDETEDDRESTTNSHRRPLQADFDRTDAVFDLSSQPATSGVPKSEVDTDITEWLNGLKAEREPPSYYDQTEKAREKYRSSKVRQMDSETSSYRFCRSQRKELDSCSSYESTGDSLRTMSRFSSASAKEDKKMYKFTRSRVSETSSRGSSPDLHVFSQSPEPPFDSESPEPSTQSRVRAHHVEACEEEARSDMSECGAKRKFTQSFSKSEEDGKKEAKVEQSEERFASRQVSQYRRSTRKEEEEEMDDDAIIAAWRSRLEATTAKLQRRREE